A genomic stretch from Megalobrama amblycephala isolate DHTTF-2021 unplaced genomic scaffold, ASM1881202v1 scaffold463, whole genome shotgun sequence includes:
- the LOC125261683 gene encoding uncharacterized protein LOC125261683 isoform X1 codes for MVLAFILFSLCLWHLVGVFGDDADEVKSVSVMKGDSVTLNIDVTEVHKYLLIQWAFGSTRIAEFNRLTQTNSTYDGPDERFRDRLKLDQTGSLTITNTTTTDSGLYQLTIVSRGSSYINFNLTVYDVTNEEKSVSVMEGDSVTLNTDVTEAQKYLLIQWTFGGTRIAEVSRLMQTSSTYDGPDERFRDRLKVDQTGSLTITNTTTTDSGLYQLTIVSRGSSYINFNLTVYDVTNEVKSVSVMKGDSVTLNTDVTESHKYLLIQWTFRGTRIAEVSRLMQTSSTYDERFRDRLKVDQTGSLTITNTRTTDSGLYQLTIVSRETSYMSFNVKVLVTPQYSSSSERSSSSNCVSSSSAVNNSTINQTEDANITDLYQPSSDHIHCCGFTEAVIRLVVSALVGVATVAVLVYDIRSTRSELIRTNNTRHHHQTHQINQTNSVN; via the exons ATGGTTCTAGCTTTTATTTTGTTCTCGTTGTGCTTGTGGCATCTGGTTG gtgtgtttggtgatgATGCAGATGAAGTgaagtcagtgtcagtgatgaaggGAGATTCTGTCACGCTAAACATTGATGTTACTGAAGTACATAAATACTTGTTGATTCAATGGGCATTTGGAAGCACACGAATAGCTGAATTCAACAGACTCACGCAAACCAACTCAACGTATGATGGTCctgatgagagattcagagacagactgaaactgGATCAAAccggatctctgaccatcacaaacaccacaacCACAGACTCTGGACTTTATCAACTAACAATTGTCAGCAGAGGGTCAAGTTACATTAATTTCAATCTTACAGTTTATG ATGTGACAAATGAAGAgaagtcagtgtcagtgatggagggagattctgtcactctAAACACTGATGTTACTGAAGCACAGAAATATTTGTTGATACAGTGGACGTTCGGAGGCACTCGAATAGCTGAAGTCAGCAGGCTCATGCAAACCAGCTCAACATATGATGGTCctgatgagagattcagagacagactgaaagTGGATCAAAccggatctctgaccatcacaaacaccacaacCACAGACTCTGGACTTTATCAACTAACAATTGTCAGCAGAGGGTCCAGTTACATTAATTTCAATCTTACAGTTTATG ATGTGACAAATGAAGTgaagtcagtgtcagtgatgaagggagattctgtcactctAAACACTGATGTTACTGAATCACATAAATATTTGTTGATACAGTGGACGTTCAGAGGCACTCGAATAGCTGAAGTCAGCAGGCTCATGCAAACCAGCTCAACATAtgatgagagattcagagacagactgaaagtggatcagactggatctctgaccatcacaaacaccagaaccacAGACTCTGGACTTTATCAACTAACAATTGTCAGCAGAGAGACCAGCTACATGAGTTTTAATGTTAAAGTCTTAG TGACTCCACAATATTCTTCATCATCAGAAAGATCATCAAGCTCAAACTGTGTGTCGTCCAGCTCTGCTGTGAACAATTCCACCATCAACCAGACTGAGGATGCCAACATTACTGATCTCTATCAGCCAAGTTCAG ATCACATCCACTGTTGTGGTTTtactgaagctgtgatccgattggtcgtctctgctctggtgggtgtggctactgttgcTGTGCtggtttatgacatcagatCTACAAGAAGTGAGCTGATCAGAACAAACAATACCAGACATCACCATCAGACTCATCAAATAAATCAGACCAACAGTGTGAATTGA
- the LOC125261683 gene encoding uncharacterized protein LOC125261683 isoform X2 gives MVLAFILFSLCLWHLVGVFGDDADEVKSVSVMKGDSVTLNIDVTEVHKYLLIQWAFGSTRIAEFNRLTQTNSTYDGPDERFRDRLKLDQTGSLTITNTTTTDSGLYQLTIVSRGSSYINFNLTVYDVTNEEKSVSVMEGDSVTLNTDVTEAQKYLLIQWTFGGTRIAEVSRLMQTSSTYDGPDERFRDRLKVDQTGSLTITNTTTTDSGLYQLTIVSRGSSYINFNLTVYDVTNEVKSVSVMKGDSVTLNTDVTESHKYLLIQWTFRGTRIAEVSRLMQTSSTYDERFRDRLKVDQTGSLTITNTRTTDSGLYQLTIVSRETSYMSFNVKVLERSSSSNCVSSSSAVNNSTINQTEDANITDLYQPSSDHIHCCGFTEAVIRLVVSALVGVATVAVLVYDIRSTRSELIRTNNTRHHHQTHQINQTNSVN, from the exons ATGGTTCTAGCTTTTATTTTGTTCTCGTTGTGCTTGTGGCATCTGGTTG gtgtgtttggtgatgATGCAGATGAAGTgaagtcagtgtcagtgatgaaggGAGATTCTGTCACGCTAAACATTGATGTTACTGAAGTACATAAATACTTGTTGATTCAATGGGCATTTGGAAGCACACGAATAGCTGAATTCAACAGACTCACGCAAACCAACTCAACGTATGATGGTCctgatgagagattcagagacagactgaaactgGATCAAAccggatctctgaccatcacaaacaccacaacCACAGACTCTGGACTTTATCAACTAACAATTGTCAGCAGAGGGTCAAGTTACATTAATTTCAATCTTACAGTTTATG ATGTGACAAATGAAGAgaagtcagtgtcagtgatggagggagattctgtcactctAAACACTGATGTTACTGAAGCACAGAAATATTTGTTGATACAGTGGACGTTCGGAGGCACTCGAATAGCTGAAGTCAGCAGGCTCATGCAAACCAGCTCAACATATGATGGTCctgatgagagattcagagacagactgaaagTGGATCAAAccggatctctgaccatcacaaacaccacaacCACAGACTCTGGACTTTATCAACTAACAATTGTCAGCAGAGGGTCCAGTTACATTAATTTCAATCTTACAGTTTATG ATGTGACAAATGAAGTgaagtcagtgtcagtgatgaagggagattctgtcactctAAACACTGATGTTACTGAATCACATAAATATTTGTTGATACAGTGGACGTTCAGAGGCACTCGAATAGCTGAAGTCAGCAGGCTCATGCAAACCAGCTCAACATAtgatgagagattcagagacagactgaaagtggatcagactggatctctgaccatcacaaacaccagaaccacAGACTCTGGACTTTATCAACTAACAATTGTCAGCAGAGAGACCAGCTACATGAGTTTTAATGTTAAAGTCTTAG AAAGATCATCAAGCTCAAACTGTGTGTCGTCCAGCTCTGCTGTGAACAATTCCACCATCAACCAGACTGAGGATGCCAACATTACTGATCTCTATCAGCCAAGTTCAG ATCACATCCACTGTTGTGGTTTtactgaagctgtgatccgattggtcgtctctgctctggtgggtgtggctactgttgcTGTGCtggtttatgacatcagatCTACAAGAAGTGAGCTGATCAGAACAAACAATACCAGACATCACCATCAGACTCATCAAATAAATCAGACCAACAGTGTGAATTGA
- the LOC125261686 gene encoding uncharacterized protein LOC125261686, with translation MCNWLLFLFLLLIHGVFGAAVDETEPVTVIEGDSISLHTNLSELLNDDTILWMFGPKDFLISQIKRKDDLTSFFVTDDERFRGRLQVDQKTGSLTIRNTRIRLSGQYKVTISREKTTIIKIFRLTVNGVVGETDGVKSVSISVTEGQSVTLLMDAEMHKDALMLWRFGDKGILLAKIDVETNEISLNNADERFRDRLQLNQTGSLTIKNTRTTDSGLYELQIRGSESSQRFLLSVNALPDPGLSSGAIAGIFFGVLIPVLLLVAVAFGMIYYRHRISKLKKEMAVACEEKEEIVTEGDSPTLHTGLTEIHGNDAIEWCYEAEDNHIAEISGGNRKPSTLAGTDGRFRSKLTLDERTGDLTISNVRTIHSGLYKLKISSSSSKSTIKTKHKRFILTVNVKSVSVKEGNPVLLQTGTEIQTDDIILWTFGPKNRLVVKSESGKMNNGKRFRDRLDLNQMTGSLTIKNIGTTDSGHFKLQIINSEQTTFRRFNVTVTDSTGEQVNGQTTVVTPLLNEEVTDGTNELQAASQV, from the exons GAGTGTTTGGTGCAGCGGTGGATGAAACTGAACCAGTGACCGTGATTGAAGGAGATTCTATCTCTCTACACACTAACCTTTCTGAACTACTGAACGATGATACGATACTGTGGATGTTTGGACCTAAAGACTTTCTCATATCTCAGATAAAGAGAAAGGATGACCTGACCTCATTTTTTGTCACTGATGATGAGAGATTCAGAGGCAGATTGCAAGTGGACCAAAAGACTGGATCTCTCACCATCAGAAACACCAGAATCAGACTCTCAGGACAATATAAAGTCACCATCTCTAGAGAAAAGACTACAATAATAAAGATATTTAGACTTACTGTCAATG GTGTGGTCGGTGAGACGGATGGAGTGAAGTCAGTGTCAATATCAGTGACAGAGGGACAATCTGTTACTTTACTCATGGATGCTGAAATGCACAAAGATGCTCTGATGCTGTGGAGGTTTGGAGATAAGGGCATCCTCCTAGCTAAAATCGATGTTGAAACGAATGAAATCTCATTAAACAATGCcgatgagagattcagagatCGGCTGCAGCTGAATCAGACTGGGTCTCTGACTATCAAGAACACCAGAACCACAGACTCTGGACTCTATGAGCTACAAATCAGAGGCAGTGAGAGCTCACAGCGATTCCTTCTTTCAGTCAATG CCCTCCCAGATCCAGGTCTTTCTTCAGGTGCTATAGCAGGAattttttttggtgttttaaTTCCTGTTCTGCTGCTTGTGGCTGTAGCCTTTGGTATGATTTACTATCGCCACAGGATCTCTAAATTAAAAAAGGAAATGG CTGTGGCATGTGAAGAGAAGGAAGAGATCGTGACAGAGGGAGATTCTCCAACTCTACACACTGGTCTTACTGAAATACATGGTAACGATGCAATAGAGTGGTGCTATGAAGCTGAAGACAATCACATTGCTGAAATCAGTGGAGGAAACAGAAAGCCATCTACATTGGCGGGtactgatgggagattcagaagCAAACTGACGCTGGATGAGAGAACCGGAGATCTCACTATCAGTAACGTCAGAACCATTCACTCTGGACTCTATAAACTCAagatcagcagcagcagcagcaaaagcaccataaaaacCAAACACAAGAGATTCATTCTGACTGTCAATG TGAAGTCAGTGTCTGTGAAGGAGGGAAATCCTGTCCTTCTCCAGACTGGTACTGAAATTCAGACCGATGATATAATACTGTGGACATTTGGACCTAAAAACCGTCTTGTTGTTAAAAGTGAATCGGGAAAGATGAATAATGGTAAGCGATTTAGAGACCGACTGGATCTGAACCAGATGACTGGATCGCTGACCATCAAAAACATCGGAACCACAGACTCTGGACATTTTAAACTACAGATCATCAACAGCGAACAGACCACATTCAGAAGATTCAATGTGACTGTCACTG ATTCTACAGGCGAACAGGTGAATGGACAAACAACTGTAGTGACACCACTGTTGAATGAGGAAGTTACTGACGGAACGAATGAGCTGCAGGCAGCAAGTCAAGTTTGA